CTCGGTGCTGCTGCTGTTGCAGCTCGCCGGGGCGTCGCATGTCGTCTACGAGACCCACCtcctggaggcggaggcggcggcggccgacgtGCCGCCTTCGATTCTTGACCCCGAGCTGAGCACGGGGTACCACTTCCGGCCGATAAAGAACTGGATCAACGGTACATGCCCACTGACCCATCTCTCCTGCTCGAGCTAGAGCGAAGCTTAGAGCTAGCTAGGCAGACCTCCTTCTTTTGCATGGCTAAAGAAACCAACGGTGTGTAGTAGCACTAGCTCGTCCTTGCTCTTCGGACAACTGAACTTCAAAACCATGCATGGCCGGCGGAGGGTGGGTGGTCAGTTTCTTGGGCCATACAAGAAACTTTCGTAATCGTGTCCATTTATGTTTTGTTACTAAATTTAGCTAGGTCATACGGTGCTCAGTTTGTGTAGTACCACTATACTGCTTTACAAGAAGCAATAACATGCATGCTTTAGGACTAGCTCTCAGTGAACTGACTACGGTCACGGGGCTCCTCCGGTGTCCAGTGAGCTAGAGCTGCTTTAGCTAGCTTGCACTTGTGTGGCCTGAGCAGTATCCTACTCCTAATACCGTGGATTAGTTTAATAACGATgcatatattttattttatttgcaaaggTTTATAACTGGCTCTAACTTGACGGGTTTTTTTTATCATCATCATGTTGGTGGTTGCCGGATGCCACGCCAGATCCCAACGGTACGTCGTCCTTCTCCCGCGCTTGTTTTAATATCCTGTCACGCGTCTCTGTCGCGTCTTCAATTTGATGCTATCTGCTACAAGAATCCGTGTTCTGCAACTTGCAACCCCGTTGAACAGCAACGCCTTTTCGTCCTGATTATACGTACTAGCTAAACAACACATATacaggcatgcatgcatgcatgctgcatGGCTCGTGAACTCGCAGCCCCATACACAAACCATTAACGAATGAAAATAATTGGCTCGCCATTAACCTTCACTGAGATAATCTCTTCATGGGAATGTGAACTGGACTTGTGATTTGGTGAAATTTGGTGCATGCAGCGCCCATGTTCTACAAGGGGTGGTACCATTTCTTCTATCAGTACAACCCCAAGGGGGCGGTGTGGGGCAACATCGTGTGGGCGCACTCGGTGTCGCGCGACCTCATCAACTGGGTGGCGCTGGAGACGGCCATCCAGCCCAGCATCAAGTCCGACAAGTACGGCTGCTGGTCGGGCTCGGCCACCATCCTGCGCGACGGCACGCCGGCGATCATGTACACGGGCATCGACCGCGGCGACATCAACTACGAGGTGCAGAACATCGCCTTCCCCAAGAACAAGTCGGACCCGCTGCTCCGCGAGTGGGTCAAGCCCAAGAGCAACCCGATCATCGTGCCGGAGGGCGGCATCAACGCCACCCAATTCCGGGACCCGACCACCGCGTGGTACGCCGACGGCCACTGGCGGCTGCTCATCGGCGCCCTCTCTGGCGCGTCCCGCGGCGTGGCGTACGTGTACCGGAGCCGCGACTTCATGCGGTGGACGCGGGTGAGGAAGCCGCTGCACTCGGCGCCCACGGGGATGTGGGAGTGCCCGGACCTGTACCCGGTCACGGTGGACGGCCGGCAGAACGGGCTCGACACCTCCGTCACGTCCAGCCCCAAGGTGAAGCACGTGCTGAAGAACAGCCTCGACCTGCGCCGCTACGACTACTACACCGTCGGCACCTACGACCGGAAGACGGAGCGGTACGTGCCGGACAACCCCGCCGGCGACGAGCACCACCTGCGGTACGACTACGGCAACTTCTACGCCTCCAAGACGTTCTACGACCCCGTCAAGCGCCGCCGCATCCTCTGGGGCTGGGCCAACGAGTCCGACACCGCCGTCGACGACGTCGCCAAGGGATGGGCCGGAATCCAGGTAGCTGCCTAATCATATCATATGCTGGTGTACGTAGTAACCAAAAAACTTTCACGTGCACCATGCATGCATGGTCTCAGTTATTATCCGTGTGATATTTTCAGGCGATTCCGAGGAAGGTTTGGCTGGACCCGAGTGGGAGGCAGCTGATGCAGTGGCCCGTGGAGGAGCTTGAGGCGCTGAGGGCGAAAAAGCCGGTGAGTCTCAAGGACCGGGTGGTGAAGCGGGGAGAGCACGTCGAGGTCACCGGGCTACGAAGCTCACAGGTGAGCGTGCGTGCCTTTCTGAGTTAGTTCGTGTGCAATCAAGGTGACATTTTCTAGTCTAGGACCAAAAGGCGATCGAGATCACTATGTACGTACTGCCTTGCCTTGAGTGGCGCCGGCCCTGCAGAATATATTGCCCAGCCAGTAGTATGTGTTATCCTGGACCGTGCTATCTTATCCGGCGCGCTTCTCATCCGAGTTGTGTCCAGTGTGCAGTGCCCACTCTCTTGTGCCTTTTCTACTCCGTAGATTTCACTACACCTGTCCTGCACTTTAACCTCAGCTCGGCGTCATGCGTTCTGTTCCGGTCCATTACAGCTTAGAAAACTAGACTCGTCGTCACGCGCACATTGGCATTGGCCTTGCACGCACACCTCCAATCTAGCTAGGCTCCAACTGAACTGGTGCAACCTAACAATAGATCGTTTTAATTTGACCAACATAATGTCTGTTCCCTTTTGTAAGCGTGTGGTGATGAGTTCATGGTTAAGTACCGGACTAACTTGTTTCATCAGGCTGACGTCGAGGTGAGCTTTGAGGTGCCGAGCCTGGAGGGAGCGGAGGCGCTGGACCCGGCGCTAGCCAACGACGCCCAGAAGCTGTGCAGCGTGAGGGGTGCCGACGTGGAAGGCGGCGTGGGCCCCTTCGGTCTGTGGGTGCTCGCCTCGTCCAAGCTGGAGGAGAAGACGGCGGTCTTCTTCCAGGTGTTCAAGGCCGCGCGCAACATCAACAGCACCAAGCCGGTGGTCCTCATGTGCTCCGACCCCACCACGTAATGACATCTCCTGATCCTCATTTCTCCCTTAAATTCATTATTTCTCACGCATGTGACATGCACACATTAGCTAGCGTTGATTTAATGTTGGGCTTCTTTGCTCGGTGCAGGTCATCTTTGAACCCGAACCTCTACAAGCCGACGTTCGCAGGCTTTGTTGATACTGACATAGCGAAGGGCAAGATATCTCTGAGGAGCCTGGTACGATATTGGCTACCATATGTTCCTCATCTCGTACATACAATATATAAGTTAACAAATGGATCATTCGTACTGATTTTGTTTGCCCATACTTTCTCTGTCTAGATTGATCGGTCCGTCATCGAGAGCTTCGGGGCAGGAGGCAGGACCTGCATCCTCTCCCGGGTTTATCCAACGCTCGCCCTAGGCAAGAACGCTCACCTTCATGTTTTCAACAACGGCAAGGCGGACATCAAGGTGTCACAGCTCACGGCGTGGGAGATGAAGAAGCCAGCGCTCATGAACGGTGCTTAGAATTTAGGGTGGATATCTACATGCAGGCTTCCTATACATGTGCCTGAATTTGGCTCACGTTCTGTTAAATTGGTCTCTGGTGAAACATGATTGGTCTGTGAGGGTACGTATGTAGCTAGGTTTGCACGTAGTATAAGTGCACTACGAAGGGATCATTTTGCCCGTAGGAACAATAAAAGTTCTATGCATATTCTGTCGTGCGCATTGGTGGAAAGTATATATATTGTCGGGCGAGTTTTAGCTTCCAAGGTTGCACTCTCTCTATCTAGCCATTATATCAGTAAAGGAAAGGTTCATTTTTGTGAATATGACCATCGCCGGGTTTACATCTGGTCTCTAAACCCTACAACCTGACAAGCTTCACCCATGACGTTTACATTATTTaattcatttttttttcaaaaatcagccACTTAGAAGTGTAGATCACTCCTGTAAAAATTACATTACCTAAAATTAAAATCTTAATAACAATAAGCAAAATGAAACTACAAATTTATTAAGTGAGATTAAGATTAGGATGTTCGACCTTGTTTTCTAAGGCTTTCAGACTCCCGAAGTGGGGGCATAGCAAGTAGTAGCATCAATGTATcatgcatgctaagttgctaacttGGCAATTTGGTTGAGGTGCAATGCCATTAAATGAAGAGCATATTAAGCGATGTGTCACTGTGCGCCATGCAAAACAATAAATGTGTTCATCTAAATACTAACATAGATACTATGCACTGCAAAAGTAGTACTAGTGTGTGATATACTCCACCAGAAGTAGCCTTAGAAAAAGGACCCAAATGCAAAGACTTGACAGCAAAATAAGTAGACAATTAATAGCGATTAATTTTAGACATATTTTGTCCACGAGCCACTTTAAAGATACAACCAATGACACTGCTATATGTCAATTGGGCCAATTGGATTGGGGGTCGGGGCGGGGGCGGGGAGCCTCTCACGCCGATTAGACCTAAGTAATGACTTGGACCGCCTCATCATCGCAACCAAGGGGCTGCCAAAACCTTTCTTTCTGAGATTTGATAATacgtgtgtaacaccctcgatgcgactatagctcccacgtgtcgaggcacgacttagagacataatcgcactgaaggcatatgtcgcaagttaggcaatcttcataaCATCCCATGCAATATAatgataaaaggggagataacatagttggcttacactcgccacgtcaatcaaatacataaataacattacatcatccaaaacactcatggcccgactacggcgccaaaataaaagagaacccaacatgcgacaacggtcccgttcacccccaactgggcaccactactgatcatcgggaaaggaaacatagtatcgctgagagtcttcgtcgaactcccacttgagctcgtactcgtcacctggagcggaatcacctggacctgcatctggagttatggtatctgtgagccacagggactcagcaatctcgcaccctcgcgatcaagactatttaagattataagAAGGGTAAGGCAAAacatatgtggagctacagcaagcgactaacaagtatggtggctaacttattcgcaaaggagagcgagaagaggaggcaaagcgcgagcgagaaactagagagctacctgcgcaaacattactccaacaccgtgtccactttccggattccgccgagaagaggccatcacggtaacacactcggttgattcattttaattaatttaaggtttaagttatctacaaccggacattaacaaatttccatctgcccataaccgcgggcacggctttcgaaagttcaatccctgcaggggagtcccaacttagcccatgacaagctctcacggtcaacgaaggaatagacctcctctcaagacgttccgatcagactcggtatctcggtaactcaagacacttcgacaggttaaaacaagaccagcaacaccgcccgaatgtgccgacaaatcccgataggagctgcacatatctctttctcagggcacactcagatgagacatcctacgagtaaaaccaaccctcaagttgccccgaggtggccccgcagtctactcggtcggaccaacactcagaggagcactggcccgggggggggtttaaaataagatgacccttgggctccggtaacccaagggaaaagaggctaggtggcgaatggtaaaaccaaggttgggcattgctggaaaagctttaatcaaggcaaactatcaaggggttcccattataacccaaccgtgtaaggaacgcaaaaatccgggaacataacaccgatatgacggaaactagggcggcaagagtggaacaaaacactaggcgagaggccgagtcttccaccatttaccaagtatatagatgcattaagatagcaagataatataatgatatcccaacaagtaaataaaagatgttccaacaaggaacggcctccaatcttcacctgcaactagcaacgctataagaggggctgagcaaagcggtaacatagtcaatcaacggtttgctaggccaatgatgggttagaggcttgacatggcaatttgggaggcttgcaagcaagtggtaggcatcgtagcaatggcatagcaaaagagcgagcaaactagcatagcaaagatagtagtgatttcgagggtatgatcatcttgcctgcaaagctgtcagagttgactggatcctcaaaagcaaactcaacgggctcctcgttagtgaactcgtctcccggctctacccaaacaagacaaacaagcaacaaggatataatcaaccacgtgcaaactcaatcaacacgatgtgaagatgatatgctatgcgggatgctatgcgggatgcaaaatgcaagatatgacaggaaatgcatgaacctggcctcaacttggaatttcaagggtgccactggaaagatgagatgaaatcgcttgaaaacgatataaagaacgccggaatcggagttacggtttggaaatggcaagcgtttcaaatatgacaccggtctacgatttacagcaagtaggcatctaaatgcaataaaatgaacatgctacagcccccaaacatgacaacaaaatacatggcagggatgcacacaagatgcttaacaaaagtctagcactgagctacggccaattcatccattaacaggttcaaacaagcatggcaaaaacgcaaatggtaaaacagatctcagacttagtgaaatcaacacttgtctggaatttcagatcacgaagccctcttcggagcagaaaaacaacatgatacataaCCTGATTAAGACacgtaagaacatggcatggagctactcaacaagcttaacaaaagacccaaagtgacctggggccaaaagggttcacaaaacatactaacgggcacacgaacatagctaaaacacaatcagttttcagacttagtgaaaactgagacatgctgaaatataactcacgaaggcatgtaaacgagctcgatgcactcactacggtgcaagtcatggcaaggcaagcatacatccattaagaaggcacaaaatgctagctagacatggcaagaacaaaggcatagcatgcacgaatcaactacaatagcatcggcaaaatcacaaacgagttgacgatctgcccagattcaccacgaagcaaaagtagaactcgattgactcaagctagggtgctccaaaattgcaaacaaagacatgaatggatagagaataacaaggttaacaaaactcctttactgatcatcctcaaaagaggcatggatcactaggaaacaagctgaacatatggcatcatgaactaaataatcccagacttagtgaaaactactaagtcccagaaaacagatttaccgggtgcctcactttgcaagcttgcacaagtcaccatacacatcctaaaaatgcatggattgcacctctggaaagataacaagatgcttaacaaaacatatgaaggactcacaggcatattatgcacacaataatcatggcaaaaatgacaaaaatctaagatgaactagcagatctgacaattaactcacgaagccctcttctaacagcatttcgggcatcaagatgagctctaatgaaaatgatgcaatggaatgaaatgatgtactcatcgaggcgaacatttttatatactatatgtccaaaacggagctacggatgcggagatatagctggTCAAAGTAAGCATAAAAAATTAGAGGgagagggggaaaagtcaaccctagggttttttagatctggatctggcgcgcaCGGACTTCGAGGCACGCCGGAGTTCACTGTTCACCGCCGAAGAccgtggcggccggagctcgtgGGGCTGCGAGGGAGGCCGAAGGAGAGGCCGGGGNNNNNNNNNNNNNNNNNNNNNNNNNNNNNNNNNNNNNNNNNNNNNNNNNNNNNNNNNNNNNNNNNNNNNNNNNNNNNNNNNNNNNNNNNNNNNNNNNNNNNNNNNNNNNNNNNNNNNNNNNNNNNNNNNNNNNNNNNNNNNNNNNNNNNNNNNNNNNNNNNNNNNNNNNNNNNNNNNNNNNNNNNNNNNNNNNNNNNNNNNNNNNNNNNNNNNNNNNNNNNNNNNNNNNNNNNNNNNNNNNNNNNNNNNNNNNNNNNNNNNNNNNNNNNNNNNNNNNNNNNNNNNNNNNNNNNNNNNNNNNNNNNNNNNNNNNNNNNNNNNNNNNNNNNNNNNNNNNNNNNNNNNNNNNNNNNNNNNNNNNNNNNNNNNNNNNNNNNNNNNNNNNNNNNNNNNNNNNNNNNNNNNNNNNNNNNNNNNNNNNNNNNNNNNNNNNNNNggctcccgggccgcggcggcggggtcaGACGAGCGCCACGTGGTGCGGCTTGATTGGCGGCGGCGATTTCGTCCGctaggaggcggacatgtccggcggcggagggatgaatttttagggtttcggggagaggggagatccgaaaacggatgggtctttaaataggcatagagggagctaggagagtccaaataaggtgcggttttcggccacgcgatcgtgatcgaacgctctaggacatggagcagagtttggtgggttttgggccaaaatggaggggtgttgggctgcaacacacacgaggccttttcggtccctcggttaaccgttggagtatcaaacgaagtccaaatgatacaaaacttgacaagcggtctaccggtagtaaaccaaggccgcttggcaagtctcggtccaatccggaaatgtttaatcctcacacatgaaagaaagctagaaatgaccaccggaggagaacgaagcgccggaatgcaaaacggacaacgggaaaaaagctcgaatgcatgagacgaacacgtatgcaaatgcaatgcacatgacgacatgatatgagatgcatgaaaacgaaaacaacacacagagacaaagacccgaacccgagaaataaatataacttaacgccggaaacggcaagagttggagtacaaattgggaaagttatatccggggtgttacaacactccaccactacgaaaggatctcgtcccgagatctaggactgaaagaacgccgggtactcagaacggaggtgatcctcgcgttcccaggtagcttcatggtcggaatggtgtgaccatttgactttgagaaatttgattgacttgttgcgagtcttgcgttcagtctcttcaagaatagcaactgggtgctcaccataagagagatcttcttggagctcaacatcctcgaagttgactgtgcggtcaggagtcttgaagcactttcgaagctgagagacatggaacacgtcatgaacatttgcaaagtttgaaggaagctcgagttgataggcgaggtcgcctctcttgctgacaatcttgaaaggtcccacgtatctggggcaagcttccctttgataccgaagcgacgagtacctttcataggagagacgcggaggtaaacatgatctccaatctcgaaagccaaatcacggtgcttactatcatagtagctcttctggcgggattgggctgctttgaggttatcacgaatgactttgcacatttcttctgcttctgtgattaagtcattacccagcagctgacgttcaccggtttcagaccagttgagaggggtacggcacttcttgccatacagaatttcaaatggggtcttgcccgaacttgcttgaaaactattgttgtaggagaatgcagcataaggaagacaatcctcccacttcatgccgaaggagatcacacaagccctgagcatatcttcaagaatctggttgacacgctcgacttgaccgcttgtttgaggatgaaaagctgtgctgaagcggatgttggtgcccatggccttatgGAAAGAattccaaaacttggaggtaaagatgctgccacggtctgaagagatcacttgaggaataccgtgcagagagacaatacgagaggtatagagttccgccaattgagctgcagtgatcgactctttgataggcagaaagtgagccactttggtgagtttgtcgatgacaacaaatataacATCATTGACATGcatggactttggaaacccagtcacgaagtccatcttaatgtggtcaaacttccattctggaatggcaagaggttggaggagaccagctggcctttggtgttctgccttcactcttctgcaaacatcacattcattcacgaattgagcgatctcgcgcttcattcgagtccaccaataaacttgcttaaggtcctgatacatcttcgtgctcccagggtggatggagaggagagaattgtgagcctcgttcatgatcactttacggaggtcacctttgggcacaacaatacgatcctcgaagaagagagtgtccttgtcatcaaggcggtagcacttgtacttggactgactcttggcaatcccaatcttcacctttttcaccatagcatcaagaagctgggcttgccgaatctggtcttctaaggtaggagagatttgaaggttggcgaggaaaccttgaggaacaacttgcagattcagtttgcggaaagcttcacaaagctcgggttgataaggcttaagaatcagactgttgcaatacgtctttctgctcaaagcgtcagcaatcacattggccttgcctggagtatacttgatactcggattatactcttgaatcatttcgacccatcgagtttgtctgaggttgagattaggctgagtgaagatgtacttgagactcttgtgatcagtgaaaatgtccacttttctttccaatagaagatgtctccaagtcaaaagagcatgcacaactgccgccaactcgagatcatgagtggggtagttcttctcattaggcttcagctggcgagatgtataagcaacaactttcttctcttgcatcaatactgcgccaagaccttggagagaggcatcacaaaagacctcatacggcttggattcatcaggcggagtcagaactggagcagtgatcaatttctctttcaaagtgttgaaagcaatatcacactccggagaccaaatgtacttgacgtgcttctgaagaagatttaagagaggcttcgcgatcttagaaaagttttcaacgaatcttcggcaatagcttgcgagaccgagaaaactgcggagttgcttcatgttctgaggaggtttccaattcacaattgcagacaccttctcaggattcacggcaatgcccttggcagagatgatatgaccaagataaagaacctcatcaagccaaaattcacacttggagaacttggcgtagaactgatattctctgagcttatcgagaaccaaacgcaagtgcttggcatgatcttccttgttcttggagaaaaccaaaatgtcgtcgagatagaccaaaacgaagtcattggtgtaggcgttgaagatgaagttcataatgcgagagaacgtcggaggagcgttggcg
The window above is part of the Triticum aestivum cultivar Chinese Spring chromosome 2A, IWGSC CS RefSeq v2.1, whole genome shotgun sequence genome. Proteins encoded here:
- the LOC123189157 gene encoding beta-fructofuranosidase, insoluble isoenzyme 2: MVVLGGRVAWACSVLLLLQLAGASHVVYETHLLEAEAAAADVPPSILDPELSTGYHFRPIKNWINDPNAPMFYKGWYHFFYQYNPKGAVWGNIVWAHSVSRDLINWVALETAIQPSIKSDKYGCWSGSATILRDGTPAIMYTGIDRGDINYEVQNIAFPKNKSDPLLREWVKPKSNPIIVPEGGINATQFRDPTTAWYADGHWRLLIGALSGASRGVAYVYRSRDFMRWTRVRKPLHSAPTGMWECPDLYPVTVDGRQNGLDTSVTSSPKVKHVLKNSLDLRRYDYYTVGTYDRKTERYVPDNPAGDEHHLRYDYGNFYASKTFYDPVKRRRILWGWANESDTAVDDVAKGWAGIQAIPRKVWLDPSGRQLMQWPVEELEALRAKKPVSLKDRVVKRGEHVEVTGLRSSQADVEVSFEVPSLEGAEALDPALANDAQKLCSVRGADVEGGVGPFGLWVLASSKLEEKTAVFFQVFKAARNINSTKPVVLMCSDPTTSSLNPNLYKPTFAGFVDTDIAKGKISLRSLIDRSVIESFGAGGRTCILSRVYPTLALGKNAHLHVFNNGKADIKVSQLTAWEMKKPALMNGA